The Nomascus leucogenys isolate Asia chromosome 21, Asia_NLE_v1, whole genome shotgun sequence genomic sequence cctcccacccaaatctctctCCTGCCATTGTGTCCAAAATCCCACCATTAAAGGCTCTTGTAGGGAGGAGCATTTCTTGAAGGCTTTTAGGCCTTCCAGAGCCAGGAGGGAAGTCAGACAATAGCAGGAAGTCCCCAAGCCTTTTCAAAGTTCCAAACCAAGCTCTCCTGATTTTAATGTAGAGATCATACCAACCCAGGTGGGGGAGGAgggtccccagccccaggcagcagCCATCACCCCCTCCACTGAAAACGATATTGGAGGCTGCTTTGGGACTGCCCTTCTCAGCCCCCTAAGTCTGTTTTGTAATGCCTGTGGTGCTCTCCCTCCTGGACCTTTCCTCTCGGGGGTCACCACACTTTGCTAACTCTTGTGTgcacatattttataatagagTAGCGAGGGAATGGTGCCGCCTCCAGCTTCCATAAGCTGCCCGGGCTCTGGGGGGCTCTGGGACAATCGGGGCTGGGAAATGACTGTGCTCTTATTGTACACTCTTTATTTCTCTGTATCTTTGGCTTGTGCTCTTTGTAATTAATGGGATTTGTCTGCCTTTTCAACACTATACTGAGCAATAACAATAAATGCACACGTGGAAATGCAGACACGGTACACATCACAAGGCCTTTTTCTGAAGGACAGTTGGGTCCCCACCCTTCGTGGAGTTGAACTCAGGGGGAAACTGAGTCCCTGGGAGGGAAACGCACTTTGCCCAAGGGCCCACAGCTCAGCGGGCAGTCTCTCTCCTTCCACTAGATCACACCTTTTGAACACTCACCATTTGAGGGAGACAGGCTTACCCTGCCATGAGCCATTAACCTGTGAGGAATGGTTGACCGTCTCATAGAAGAAGACTGGGGAACAGGGcctcaggaggaagaggaggaggtttGGGGACAAGGGGTGGGGGGGCAAAAATCAGGGAAAGTTAGCCTGATTTGGGGTCTGGATTAACcagagggaggagatggggaaTACAGACACTGGATCTAGGTGGCACCCCCTACTGGGGAGAGGGGTAAGGCAGAGGGAAGCCTGGCACCTGAGGAGTCTGGACTTCACAAACCTCTGCTGAACAttggcagagaaagagaatatgCCCAGACCAAGAAGTAATCCCTAAGGTTGGCCCAAGGGTTGagagttacacacacacacacgcactcacacacaaTCACAGCTTTTCTTAGGTTGAACTGATCCCCAAATCAAGTGCCATAGGCCCATCCAACTTCCAAACGCAATTTCATATCCAAGGGTTCATTTAATCCCAATATCAACCTTCAGAGGAGGTATTATCATAATTCTCACTCAAAAGAGCAGGAGACAGCAGCTCAAAGAGGTGAAGAGTATGCCCACCTGGTAAGCAGGAGATCCAGCACTGATACCTAGCAGTCTTGATGCCAGCATCTGCACTCTAAACCTCCATATTACAGCACCTTATGGGCCAAATGCCTTACAGCAAATGCCTTAATGAATAAGATACAGTTCTGTTGCTTGTCACAAATCCCCAATCTCTTCAACATCAGTGTCTACACAAGGAAATTCTTTTAATCACAATTATGCCTCATGTATTATATTTACATCTAATATGCCCTTGTCCTCATTTTCaaagaaagtgaggctcagagaaaagtGACTTGACCTTATCACCTAGAAAGTCAGTGGTGCAGCTATAGATCTAAGGCCAGAGCCTGTTCCTTGAAGAACAGGAGATCCGGcagggcgcagcggctcacacctgtaatcccagcactttgagaggccgaggcgggtagatcatcagaggtcaggagtttgagaccagcctggccaacatggtgaaactactaaaaatacaaaaattagccaggcatggtggcacatgcctgtaatcccagctactcaggaggttgaggcaggagaattgcttgaacccagggggtagaggttgcagtgagccaagatcataccactggactccagcctgggcaacagagctagagtccatctcaaaaaaaaaaaaaaaaaaaaaaaaaaaaaaaaaaaaacaggagatcCAAGAGATCCCCCCGGAACCTGCCTTTGTTCCCTGCTCTACCCTAACTACCACCCCCTCACACCCCTGCAACAATTTCTCCACTAGAGGGCaataaaaaatcttgaaagctgCAGTGGGGTAGAAGAGTTGCCCAGAGGCCTGGCCCTTAATTCTAACACCCTACTCCGCTGGCCTCCTCTTTAAAGCTCCTTGACAGTCTGGGTCTATCACACTCTCTGAGCCTTAACATCTTCCTTCAAGCAGTGACCAGCTCCAGCTAGGGTCCTTACTCCCAGTTTCAGCAGAGGAAACTGAAGGACTGTGACTTACCCATGGGGAGCCAAGGCCTCCCCCAGCTCATCTGCCTCCTTAATGTCATAAGGGGCCCAGGGCTAGACCATATGTGGCTGAGGCGGGGAGCCCAGGCTCTGTCCTCCAGTGTGGCATTCTCACTGCGCTTGTGGGGAGCCTTCAGCTGCCCCACCTTGCGAAGCCAGAGACCTGGGGTTGGGGACCCTGAGGATTAGGTCTGGGGCTCTAGCTGCAGGAGCCTGGCTGAGATCCTTCATTGCCTAGGGGGATCCCCTTGATGGGACTTACTCAGGACCCCAGGGGATCGGTTTGGAAGGGGCAGTCCTATATAGGGGTTAGGGATGGCAGGGCGAGAGGTCCCAGCCTCTGGTGAGGGGCATTCCCTGGCCTCCTCTGCCCTGGTCCCAGTCCTTGGGTCCTGAGAGGGAGACTACAGCAAGGAAGCACTAGGACAGTCTACTTACTCCCAAGACATCACTCATCCTACAACATTCATCATAAGACCAGTCGCACCCAGAGCCGTAGCGAGGCGGGTGAATCtgtagattagatagatagatagattagatagatagatagatgatagatagatagatagatagatagatagatagatgatagatagatagatagatgatagatagatacatagatgatagatagatagatgatagatagatgatagtttttttgttttgttttgttttgtttttgttttttgttttttgttttttttttgccaagagtgtctctctgttgcccaggctggaatgcaatggtgcagtcacggctcactgcaacctccgcctcccgggttccagcgattttcctgcctcagcctcccgagggaatcccagcctgtagctgggactacaggcgcgcgccactatgcccggctaatttttgtatttttagtagagacggggtttcaccatgttggtcaggctggtctcgaactcctgacctcaggtgatccgcgcgccccgcttggcctcccaaagttctgggattacaggcatgagccaccgcgcccggccgatagtTATATCAATCCTTTCTTTAATTTATGGATCTCAGGAAAAGGGCAGACTTGGTCGGGAGGGTAGACCCACCAGAGCTTCAGATTCCAAAGCCCCCCGGGTCAGGGTCACTGCGGCAACCAGGGCCCCAGCCTTCTGGTCTCGTGCGTCACTGGAGGATAGGGGCTGGGCCACGGGAGGGCGGGGCGCGCCCTCTGGAAGGCGCGGAACTGTTGTGCGAGCCGAGCGCGTTGCTGCCCGGAGGCTCCTACGCCACGGCCCGCCGGGCCGGCGCCGGAAGTGAGTTGTTCCGAGGCGCCGCCGGGAGCTGCCACGTCCGAGACCCGGAGCAGCCACAGGCGCAATCATGGTGAGTGTTGGTACCGAGGAGACCGAGCAGGGTGAAGGCCACGGTCGCGGCCCTCACGGGTTCCTCGGCCGTGCTGAGTCCCAAATCCCAGGCTGGAGCCGTTCAGCTCCCCTCCACCGCTTAGAGATTTGGGGGGCTCTGGCCCCGTCCTTACGGACCATTCCGAGGGGAGCCCAGAGGTGAGGCCGAGGAACCTCCCTGACTGCGGGGCGCGTCGCTGCCGCGTCTCCGCCAGTCTCCCTTCTCTTCGGTCAACAATTGAAAACAAAACGAGGAACAGCAGAGGAGCTACTGTATACCGAGCCCTCAGCATTGTTCGTAATCTCAGCCTGCTAAcagccttgtgaagaaggtgctatTCTTCTcaacactttacagatgaggacacttaAGGTTCGGAGACGTGGAGCCTCTTGCACAGCTGCTTAAGTGGTAGAGCCGAAATTTGAACCCTCCTAACCATTCCTTTCTGCCGCCTACCACATCTCCCAGCAGAGATGATTGAACTGTTGCTCGGGGTAGGGCCCCCAGGTAGGATGGGCACCTCGGGAAACGTAAAGATGGCCTGAACGACCCTCCGAAGGCAGGGGCTCAGGGTTTTTTAAGTCTCTGTGGCATCTGCAGTATACATTCACTCCACACTTACTccttgagtgaatgaatgactgaatgagaACTAAAGAACGAAGTATCTGGGCTGAGCCTGGAATATCTAGTACATGCATTCTTTTAGAAACATGGGTGTGCCTCAGCAGCAGGTTTGAGGGAACCTGCAGGAACCTAGAAATCAGAACACTGTGTTCTTGTTCTGCAGGGGGTTAGGTGTAAACCACTCACCTCTGGCTCTTCCACTGCAGGTTAGAGTTGAGGCTCTTTATGCTCTGACATTCAGCTCATCCTAAATGAATTTTTAACTcattatctgatttcaaagaGGTGAATTATTTTGAGTGCAGGTGTTAACAAGAACCAGATAATACCAGGTCCCTGGGAAGAAGTACTCCAagaagttctctctctctctctcccccttcctctcttctctttctctctctccccaccctccctctctccccgctccctctccctcccccccttcctctccctctccctttctctcccgcccttcctccctccttccatccttttctctccccctccctctttccttcccccgttctctctctctctctcattcagaAGCATGGTTCATCAACCGTGACTGGTGGGTGAGAGTGGTTAGAATTATATGCTGATTATTTCTAAGGTCCTTTGGTAACCTGGTTGAAACTACCTCTCAGTAAACTTTCTTCCTGAACCTACTTATCTGCAGCTTTACAGAACTCAGTATAACAACTGCTTTACATTCTAGACAGGCAGCCTGGTGGAGTGAAGTTTTGTGGACTGGGCGTTAGAAGGTTAGGAGATGGGGCTCTTTTCCCAGCTCTGCCTTGAACTGGCTCTGTGACTTTGGCAAGTGCTTTCTCTTCTCTGGGCTTCTTCATTTCCTTAGTCTGTCGTAGATCTCTGATTGATTGTGCCCTTGGTACCCTGCCCTCCCCGCCTTCCCGTGCACTTTGTAACCTATACAGCTCGGCACATGGAGGAAACTCCTTATTGTCCTTACTTGCCTTTGCAGACTTCGGGGACCTGATTTTTAGTCTAGAATTTGATGAGAGAACCTGTGCTTACTTGGTGTGTACCTCTTGAACTGCTTTGCAGCCATCCTCTTCCAGTGTCTGCCTTTCTAAAAACACAAGCCAAACTTTATACCTGTAGGGCTTGTGCTGGAAAAGATGAAATGGGGAAAATGGTAAGAAATGCCTGTTCCACACTGAAACTTCTTTTAAGTCCTCTTTTCTATCCCAAGAATTTAAGAGAATGGTGGTTGagcaaagaaaaacataacaGCTTTTGTTCATTTACTTACTCATTCAGCAAATAGTCACTGAGTTCCTTCTATTTGCAAAGCACTGTGCTGGATTTGAGGGGATTTGAAACTGCAGATGGCTCAGACCCTGGCTCCAAGGAGCTCACCTTCTAGTGGGGAGGAAGAAACAGCATAAAGTGTTGTATGTGTTCCTTGCTGAAGATACAGAAGAGAGTCCAGCCATTTGAGGATCTGAGAATCTTCAAGAAAGGTGATGGGTGGCCCCTTTTGAGCTGGACCTCAAAGAATGGATAGGAGGGTGATGACCATGACACCATGTTCCAGCCCTACAAACTGTTCAACCCTGGATCCCACTAGGTGATGGACCAGGGAGCAGCCTCAGGAAAAACTCGAATCAAGTCCCCCAGTCTGAAGTAACAACCCTGTTATGCATAAACTGCCTGGAACATCAGAGCCTCTGTCATCTAGGAAAGGAACACCAGCTGTAGCTCCCTTGGGGTCTCTCCTCACCCTTAAGGGTAGCCAGGACTGCTTGCCATTTCCCCACACACATCAGGCTCTCTCAGACCTCTTTGTCTCTACTCGTGTATTCCCTCTGCTTGGCTGCCTGGACTGGTATTTTCCCCTGTGCCACCTGCAAATTCCTACCCATCATCTAAGGCTCAATTCATGTCTACCACTCCAGCCCTCAGGCTCCTACAGGACACACAAACCACCATTAAAGAATTTATCTTGTGACACTAGCATTATTCGCGAGCTTCTCAAGGGCAAAAAGTTCCTCTTATTTGTGTCTGTATATCCAGTTcctggcacagtgcttggcaAAAAGTAGGTACTTAGAATTAATGCTTACTGAATGAGTGAACAAACAAATGCAGTCAAGAACTTGAGATGGTTGTATTCTAACTGCCATGAGTTAATTTACCAGTGATATCTTTGGTTCTAGGTGTCAGTAATTAACACTGTGGATACCTCCCATGAGGACATGATTGTAAGTATTAATATCACCCTCCCTGGAGGGCTGTGGACATGGGCATTTTTGTGGGAGGGAAGCAATTTGGGGTTTTCATTACCCCTTTTTGTTGATCATTCATGGATCCAGGGTGGCTTTGCAGTGGTTGCCCatcagcctgtaatctcagggtATGGCTAGGCTCCCCAGCAGTGCCCTCTGAGTTGTCAGGACTGTGGCAGTCTGGTCACTCTCTGCTGGGAGGAACCTGGGAATAATTTGTAGTTCTAGGCTGTCAGTCTTCCAGCCAACACAATAACCTCTCGGATGAAGGCTGAGTGGGTACAGAGGTTTGACATAGTTTTCCCACCTGTCTTCCTCCTGCTGTCACTTCTTAGCCCCACTGAAAACAGGGGTGAAAAGAAGAGAGTGTAGAAAGATGACTCAATACAAAGGCAGAGGACAACCACAGTGAAAGCCCCAAGCAGAGCCCAGTCAAACCACCAAGACAATAGGCCAAACAAGGCCCTTTGAACCAGAAGTACGTACTCAGGGCATTTCCTGAGAGGTAAACACAAGGCTCAGTATAAGAGGACAGGGCTGCAGGAGAAGGTCCAGAGGTTAAAGTCTACAGCAGGAAAAACACAGACTCTGCTTCATTCAGGGCCAAGCAGCCTTTGAGCAAGACCCAGGACAGCTGGCTGACAGCGTTTCATGTCAGGGTTCTTGCCCTCACAACCTGTCCACCAACAGTTGCTTTTGGGTTTCTGAGAGGTTGTCTGGTCCCAGAGTTGTGTATGTTCTCTCAATTCAGTCATGAGTGGTCTAGCTGTAAGACCACGCCTCCTTGGAGATAGCATGGCATCATGGGCAGGAAGACCCAATCTGAGACTCCCTAGCCAATatcttaacttttctgagccagCCTCAATTTACTTATGGGAAAAATAATGGATATGCTACCTACTTGTATGAGTTTGGTTTGAGAACTAGATGAGGCCAAGTAGTAATGACAAACATTTGCATGCTCACTGTGTGTCAGGCCCCATGCtaagtacttttctttttttttttttttttgagttggagtttcactcttgttgcccaggctggcgtgcagtggcacaacctcagctcaccgcaacctacacctcccgggttcaagcaattctcctgccccagactcccgagtagctgggattacagctgtgcgccgccacacccagctaattttgtatttttagtagagacaaggtttctccatgttggtcaggctggtcttgaactcccgacctcaggtgatccgcccgcctcagcttcttcccaaagtgctgggattacaggtgtgagccactgcgccggccggCCGTACCTTTCATTCAATATCTTGTTTAACTTTCATAACAACCCTTGAGACAGATGCTATCATTAGCCTTATTTAAAGATAAGGGAACTAAGGCCCATAGGATGTTggtaaataataaagataaggaaactgaagctcaagaAGATGAAGTGTTTTCAAAGTTTGCACAGCAGGTAAACTAAAGAGATAGGATTTAGATCTGGAAGGTACTATGTCCTGCCTCCTTCCACTGAGAAGCATGAGAAGTGCTTCAGAAACACTCCTATACTGTCTGCCCTCCAAGAAACCAAGGCCTGATACAGTGGAGGGAGTTCCCAAAGAAAAATCAGGATGTGCTCCTTGCGTAGGGAGGTGAGAATTTCCATCTGAGCCAGACAGAATGAGTGCCTTTGAATGGGCATAATTGCCCCTGGTGGCCATGGGAGTGCAGCTGATAGTCCTGAAACTCCCAGGGTGGGACAGCTGGGGAAAGTGATATCCATTGGAATAGGCAGGGCCAGCAAGCAGGAGGGACCAGGGTGTTCAGTGGTGCAGCAGGCATGGTGCCTCAGAGACCATCACCCTGTGGACAAGGATCTGCAGGCAGGGGCCAGGCCTAGTTCTGCATGCTCAGTCAGCATCAAGGAATTCGGTTCACAAGTGGTGAGAGCAGCGACGCTTAAGGCATTGTGTTCCTTGAGTGGAAAGTCTGGGAAGCTCTGGGCACACTACTAGTAAGGTCAAGCAGAAACCTCAAAACAAAGGTCCACAAAAGATCCAGGGCCAGGGCTGGAAAGAGCCCAAATATCTGAATGGAACCCTGTGTCCAGGCCAGAGCTGCATCACAGAAGACCTGACTGGGGACTCCAGGCAGTCAGAGGCCCACTCCTTTGGCCTGCTCCCATGCATTAGCATCAGGTGCTAGGGCTGAGCTGAACCCAGCTCAGTTCTTAGCCCACAGAGCCTAAGAACTGAGTAGGGCCTGAGAggatggaggaagaagagggcagCTAGGCCAACTTTTTTTCTCCCATACCCACCCTGCGGAACAGGAATGGAAGGGCCCTTCCCTGAGGTATGTAAAGGGTCTGTGACACCAGCTGGGCATGGCTTGCCTTGTCCATTTCAGAGAGACACTGCCCACTGGTGAAGTGAGAATGTCCACATGATAGCTTTCTGCCTGAGGGTGATGATACTTTGAGATTAGATTGATTTTAGGGAGATTCTGGTCCAAACTAGACTCTGTGTGATGATGGCCctcaccccacccacccacctacccagcCTGCAGGCTTCCCAAGCTGTCCTCCCTTTGCAGCACGACGCCCAGATGGACTACTATGGCACCCGCCTGGCAACCTGCTCATCAGACAGGTCCGTCAAAATCTTTGATGTTCGCAATGGAGGGCAGATCCTTATCGCCGACCTCAGGGGGTAAGTGCTAGCGAGCCCAGGGAAGGGCTCCAGGAATGGTATGGGTTCTCAGGCCCTGCTTCAAGCGTGGGAGCAAGGCATGGAAGCCCAGATTCAGAGCAACCCCAAAGCACATTTAGCGGAGAGGACGCTGGGATCCCAGCCAGCCTGGCTGTCCTCAGCGGATGTCCCCAGGGATGATGCTGTTAAGGGCACAGGTGGATACAGGtgtgaatctcagctctgccactttatATGTACCCACTAgaagaccttgggcaagtgagtCAGTTTCTCTCTCAGAGCCTTCATCTGCGCATCCTCAAAATTGGGCCAATGCTACCTCCTATCCAGCTAGTGCATGCAAGGCCCTGACACAGGGCCCAGGACACAGTAAGTCTTTAGTGCAGGCAGCTACTGCTACTTTTAAAAGTGGTAAACAGTACCATTTTGTGCAAGTTTAGCCAGTATGACCTGAAGTATCACAAAAGCATCACCATAAGAATAATGTAAGAATGCTATCATTTTATAAATCCCATTGTTCTGTCTGTTTGCCCGTGGCAGGTGTTCAGTGATTATTTACAAATGTTTGACCTGCCCTGCTCCCTACTGAGATTCTTGAGGAAGTCCTGGCTCATTTTTATGGCCCCATCTCTACTGCTTTCCCTCAGCTCACTGCCTTTCACATATTTGTGGGTTTGTCTGGGTGCCATGGATCTCCAAGGGTTCTGTGAATAGAGTTCAGGGGTTGATGAATTGGgacagggggaaaaaaatgcattttcagtGACTCTGATATTTAGCATTTCCTTCAATTATGGATGTAGGCCAGAAACTTCAGTAGTATTTGTAGTGCCTGTCACTTTGTCACCAGTAGAAGTCACAGACATCACGGTTACTTAGCTACCTCAAAATATCACTTGTGCTCATCACGACTTTGAAATTACAGTGGTTATTAGACCTGTCGCTAGGGTTTGTTGCTTGAAGTGTTAACGAAGTACATGCATCACTATCTCATAAAttgctttataatattttgataacaagctgggcaaggtgactcacgcctgtaatcctaacactttgggaggcttaggtgggaggatggcctgagcctaggagtttgaggctgcagtgagccacgatggtgccactgcactgcagcctggatgacaaggcAAAAcccttctcaagaaaaaaaaaaaaagttgattactCTATAATTTGTAATTGAATTTTCTTTATAAGCCTAGTTCTGTGTGTTTTGTACATTATTCTGATGAGGGTCCATAACCTTCCCcagaatgcacagaaaagattAAGAGCCATGACGGGTAGGTGCTCAGCATGTGTTTGTTAACTGAATTAAAAAGCATAAACTAAGTCAGTGTCCATTTGGGGAAATGGGCCTAGAAGTTCCCTCTGTCTGAGTGTCAAACGATCAAGTGACTAAGGAGCCAAATCAAGCTTCTCTATGCAGGAGCCCCCCAGGCAGGCAGAGAGCTGCCACAGTGCAGCTTGTTGGCCAAGGCAGTTATGTTTGCTGTGACTCTGTCCTTTCTGCTGTTTTTCTTACATTCAAAGGATGTGGagggataaaataaatattggagggataaaaaaaattcccaccccattcttttttcccttagtAAAAACTGTGCTAGTTGTTGGAAGATTGAGTCTACTCAGTTTCATTAGCAGCACCTTTGTAGAGACTGGGACTGTCCTGTTGTCCCagtcagagggaggaggagacttGAGTGTGTGCAGCCCACGGTGAAGGAGTAAACCAGGAGCAGCACTAATAGCTAATGGGTATTGAgtggcttttttctttccttctaccaaGCATTGTTCCAAACTTTATGAAAGAATTCTTATTGATGCCTCCATTTTCAGGTAAAGAGACAAAGATATCCTTGCCTAAAGTCAAGAGCTAGTGAATGGGAGAATGGGTCTGGTCTCCTAACCACTAACTCTACCATGCTACTCTACCTCTTGAGTGCCAAGGTGCAAAACCTTCTCTGGGCCAGAAAAATGGTCCCCGTGcaaagcctggcacagagcatGTGCTCAGATAGTACCTGTTAtcaagtgaatggataaagatcagaagagaagggaaagacatGCCTTTCGAACAAATTAAAAGAGTAGTGGAAAACATCAAAATGAAACCAATAATGCCTCCTCAGGAAGCTGACTGTCGGGAAGGATGAATAGCAATTCAGTCtacaaatatttcctgagcactTGTGGCTGGAAACCCTGGACCAATTAATGACTAAGCTGTAGACAGTACATATAGACAGTGCTGGCTGCAGTCTGGGCAAGTGAGGCTCCTGCCTGGCCAAGACAGGAAGGCTGACCCAGAGGCTCAACTCTCTCTCAAAGGTCTGTGACCTTAGGTTGCTTAACCTCTTAGGACCTCAGGCTCCTGACTGTCCACTGAGCACCCCTTTTGAAATGGCATTGTATAGCTCTCCCTTTGAAGTTCTTAAGCAATTCTGCCCTGATATATCGTCTCAGGGAGCCATTTAGTTCTGTCCAAAGTAGTGCCTGCAGATTCACTGTGGGTTCCTCTGGCCTATCTCTCCCTTTGTAGTCATGAGGGTCCTGTGTGGCAAGTGGCCTGGGCTCACCCCATGTATGGCAACGTCCTGGCATCGTGCTCCTATGACCGGAAAGTCATTATCTGGAGAGAGGAAAACGGCACCTGGGAGAAGAGCCACGAGCATGCGGGACACGACTCCTCAGGTACGCTGAGCATGGCAGCAGAGCGGGCGAGGGGACCACTGGGTCAAAAAGGACTCTGTCCCAGCTGGAGCCCTGGCTCCCTGCCCCTCGTGGTGCCTCTTGTCTGTCCCTTGAGCTTTGGTTGGCTTTTCTGCTAGTCTGTCCGCAGCTGAGTAAGGCCCTAAGACCTAAAGCCAGTCCAAAGCAAATAAGAAAAGACAGATGAGTTTCTCTTCAGAATTATTCATTTTAAGGACTACGCTTCATTCTCAGATTGTTGTCCTACCCACTTTTTTGTTAGATAGACTGTAGGTTATGAAATCGTGGTATTAGTCGGTGATGGGTTTTTTTCAGTGTCCTCAGTTGACCAAGTTACAGCTTCCCCCTGGTGACTCCTACAGTTGTTTGTTGTAGAAATTTAGTAAAACAGTAAATCTGTGGAAGGCGGGACCTGGGGCCGCGGTCTCCCTGCTTtgctcactgcactctccctcTTCCCGCAGTGAACTCGGTGTGCTGGGCCCCCCATGACTACGGCCTGATCCTGGCCTGTGGGAGCTCAGATGGGGCCATCTCCCTGCTGACTTACACCGGGGAAGGCCAATGGGAAGTAAAGAAGATCAACAACGCTCACACCGTGAGTCCACCCCCTGCCTTTCGTGCAGCGAGAGCGCTTGCCTTGCCCTGTGTCTGCTGCAGGCTCCCTAGAGGGTGGCAGGGGAGGGTCCCCGCTGGACAGTGGGCCGGGGAGTGGTCAGCTGACCAGACATGATTGCTCTAGAGCAGCTTTGAGCCTCTTTGTTCTGAAGCCAGACCAGGCTGCACCAGCCTCATTCAGCCCAGGCAGGGCTTGGCACTGCTTCCTTGTTGCGTGCTCCCAAGCAGGGGAGGGCTGGTGCAGCAGCAgcctgctcactgccaccttagCTATGGTTGCCTCCGGGTGACATGCCCTGCAGTAGTCATTGGGACCCTGTAGAATGGAGTGGtattattaaaacttttaaaaagtatgtgagctatgcatacatttaagaaagattaatataaACAAGGTCATTCTTTACCCAACttttggtgaatcagtgagtgacagTGGTCGTGATGTTGGTGGTTcaatcaaggaataaatgtttgcaaagcaaaCATCAATGTCCTACCTCTTACCACCACACAGTTCAAAAACCAACAATAACCAGTGTGGGGGGCTCATATGACTAATGCCACGTCGTTTGCTGTCATGCATCTGTATGATTATTGGATACTTTATGAGTT encodes the following:
- the SEC13 gene encoding protein SEC13 homolog isoform X3, translating into MREPVLTWCVPLELLCSHPLPVSAFLKTQAKLYTCRACAGKDEMGKMVSVINTVDTSHEDMIHDAQMDYYGTRLATCSSDRSVKIFDVRNGGQILIADLRGHEGPVWQVAWAHPMYGNVLASCSYDRKVIIWREENGTWEKSHEHAGHDSSVNSVCWAPHDYGLILACGSSDGAISLLTYTGEGQWEVKKINNAHTIGCNAVSWAPAVVPGSLIDQPSGQKPNYIKRFASGGCDNLIKLWKEEEDGQWKEEQKLEAHSDWVRDVAWAPSIGLPTSTIASCSQDGRVFIWTCDDASSNTWSPKLLHKFNDVVWHVSWSITANILAVSGGDNKVTLWKESVDGQWVCISDVNKGQGSVSASVTEGQQNEQ